A genomic segment from Gilvibacter sp. SZ-19 encodes:
- the gndA gene encoding NADP-dependent phosphogluconate dehydrogenase, which translates to MSLIYVIMGVSGSGKTTVGKALAEQLGFPFLDADDFHPQQNIAKMQAGKALNDTDRQPWLEQLNLELRKHKDTGVVLACSALKAAYRELLEKDIKIHWTHLQGDFELIQARMQLRSHFMPAALLQSQFDALEPLEQGLTLDIDSEIEFLVNMIRARYETKGPAHWGIVGMGVMGQSLALNAVDSKIRTAVYNRIAPGEELVIAKMLSKYTNPKLYGYTDWKEFTDKLTLPRKILLMIPAGKAIDAVIEELMPFLSPGDCIVDGGNSHFSDTESRIKKLQKLDIEYLGMGVSGGEEGARVGPAMMPGGSKIAYKALEPILKKIAAKDPKGNACVGYLGGGGCGHLVKTVHNGIEYAEMQLLAELYALIGLTDLPRAEFAALFKQWNSGETASYLMSIMPSILDKKEGDSYLVDLILDEAAHKGTGAWTAHTALDYGQDASIISTALNMRYHSTAQWFRDLAKPKNRKLNIVLNFEQLINGYQAARILNHLQGLRLIKAVSDAKDWQVDLAEVTRIWTDGCIIKSHLIEQLHQQLKENPNQLEAWCFAQYQQYSEALKVAVNTGISNDLALPVFSAALQFGLAINDPETTANIIQAQRDFFGAHTYKRKDKDREQNFHTDWTKP; encoded by the coding sequence TTGAGTTTGATCTACGTAATTATGGGCGTAAGCGGTAGCGGAAAAACTACTGTAGGTAAGGCCCTGGCCGAGCAATTAGGATTTCCTTTTTTAGATGCTGACGATTTCCATCCGCAGCAAAACATAGCTAAAATGCAGGCCGGCAAAGCACTAAATGATACCGATCGTCAGCCTTGGCTGGAACAGTTAAATCTAGAACTGCGCAAACACAAAGATACTGGAGTCGTTTTGGCTTGTTCTGCTTTAAAGGCTGCTTATCGAGAGCTTTTAGAAAAGGACATCAAGATCCATTGGACACATTTACAGGGAGATTTTGAACTCATTCAAGCTCGAATGCAGCTGCGTTCGCATTTTATGCCAGCTGCTCTCCTCCAATCACAGTTTGATGCCCTAGAACCTCTAGAACAAGGTTTAACCCTCGATATCGACAGTGAAATTGAATTCCTCGTAAATATGATCCGTGCTAGATACGAGACCAAGGGCCCAGCACACTGGGGCATAGTGGGCATGGGCGTTATGGGGCAATCGCTTGCATTAAATGCCGTAGACTCCAAGATCCGCACGGCGGTTTACAACCGAATTGCTCCTGGCGAAGAATTGGTCATTGCCAAAATGTTGAGTAAGTATACCAATCCGAAATTATACGGCTATACCGATTGGAAGGAGTTTACCGATAAACTAACACTGCCCAGAAAGATCCTATTAATGATCCCTGCAGGCAAGGCCATTGATGCTGTTATTGAAGAGTTAATGCCTTTTCTGAGCCCGGGAGACTGTATTGTGGATGGTGGAAACTCGCATTTTAGTGATACAGAAAGCCGCATAAAGAAACTACAAAAGCTAGATATCGAATACCTGGGTATGGGTGTTTCCGGTGGTGAAGAAGGGGCTCGAGTTGGCCCTGCTATGATGCCTGGTGGCTCCAAAATCGCCTATAAAGCACTAGAGCCCATACTTAAAAAGATAGCCGCCAAAGACCCCAAGGGCAATGCCTGTGTGGGTTATTTGGGTGGAGGTGGCTGCGGACATTTGGTCAAGACCGTACACAACGGGATAGAGTATGCAGAGATGCAGTTATTGGCAGAACTCTACGCCTTGATCGGTTTGACCGATCTGCCCCGGGCTGAATTTGCCGCACTTTTCAAACAGTGGAATTCTGGGGAGACGGCTAGTTATTTAATGAGCATAATGCCCAGTATACTTGACAAAAAAGAAGGAGATTCCTATTTAGTTGATCTGATCTTGGATGAAGCTGCACATAAGGGAACCGGAGCTTGGACCGCTCACACAGCCTTAGATTACGGACAAGATGCTAGTATAATCAGCACGGCCTTAAATATGCGCTACCACTCTACTGCCCAATGGTTTAGAGATTTGGCAAAACCTAAGAATCGGAAACTCAATATAGTTTTGAACTTCGAACAGCTGATTAACGGTTATCAAGCTGCACGCATATTAAATCATTTGCAGGGTTTACGGCTTATAAAAGCGGTGAGCGATGCTAAAGATTGGCAGGTAGATCTCGCCGAGGTTACCCGAATCTGGACCGACGGCTGTATCATTAAATCTCATTTGATAGAACAATTACATCAGCAATTAAAAGAAAACCCAAACCAACTGGAAGCCTGGTGTTTTGCGCAGTACCAACAATATAGCGAAGCGCTAAAAGTGGCCGTAAACACCGGTATTTCTAACGATTTAGCTTTACCCGTATTTAGTGCAGCCTTGCAATTTGGCCTTGCTATTAACGATCCTGAAACTACTGCCAATATCATACAAGCCCAAAGAGATTTCTTTGGAGCGCACACCTATAAACGCAAAGACAAAGACCGCGAACAAAACTTTCACACAGACTGGACCAAACCATGA
- a CDS encoding multidrug effflux MFS transporter → MSANRQKTQLEFVAMMAALMSIVALAIDALLPALDIIGFHVGTTNPSDNQLFIIMIFLGLGLGPLLFGPLSDSLGRKPVVYMGFSLFVLASLVCVSTESLWVMIIGRIVQGIGLSAPRTIAIAIIRDLYSGDYMARIMSFVTVVFLLVPIVAPAFGKLVLDHYNWQAIFYFQLVIGAVVCIWFYLRQPETLKPENKIPMSRHLFADGFKEISRYPVTIGCTVISGLIAGSFFVYLSGSQQIFQEQYGLKEAFPYIFAGLSIAIGLAVFSNANMVLRFGMEKLVTVALSGFFVVSFAYVLVFIGSPNPPIAVLLGFMALQFLCIGFLFGNLRALAMEPVGHIAGIAAAITGFISTIMAVPISTFIGRYLDDTALPVFVGFSLCSLVALLILFYLKRKNPQGLSKPQQT, encoded by the coding sequence GTGTCTGCCAACCGCCAAAAAACCCAATTAGAATTTGTTGCCATGATGGCGGCATTGATGTCTATAGTTGCCTTAGCAATAGATGCATTATTGCCTGCTCTAGATATCATCGGATTCCATGTGGGCACCACCAATCCTAGCGACAATCAGCTGTTTATCATTATGATCTTCTTAGGCTTAGGTCTTGGTCCCCTACTCTTTGGTCCACTCTCTGATAGTCTGGGTAGAAAACCGGTGGTCTATATGGGATTTAGTTTATTTGTCTTGGCCAGTTTGGTTTGTGTCAGTACAGAAAGTTTGTGGGTTATGATCATTGGTCGTATAGTTCAAGGCATTGGGCTTTCCGCACCCAGAACCATAGCTATCGCAATTATTCGCGATCTATACTCCGGAGATTATATGGCGCGTATCATGTCCTTTGTGACCGTGGTATTCCTTTTGGTTCCCATTGTAGCACCTGCATTTGGAAAATTGGTTCTAGACCACTACAACTGGCAAGCCATATTTTATTTCCAATTGGTCATCGGCGCTGTGGTCTGTATTTGGTTTTATCTAAGACAACCTGAAACCCTAAAGCCGGAGAATAAGATTCCCATGAGCCGCCATTTATTTGCAGACGGTTTTAAAGAGATCAGTCGGTATCCTGTAACCATAGGATGTACAGTTATTTCTGGTTTGATCGCAGGATCGTTCTTTGTATATCTGAGCGGATCGCAGCAGATCTTTCAAGAGCAATACGGCCTTAAAGAAGCCTTTCCGTATATTTTTGCAGGTTTAAGCATCGCCATTGGCCTGGCTGTCTTTTCCAATGCTAATATGGTACTCCGCTTTGGAATGGAAAAGCTGGTTACTGTAGCTTTAAGCGGATTTTTTGTGGTTTCCTTTGCCTATGTTTTGGTCTTTATAGGAAGCCCAAACCCACCAATTGCAGTCTTGCTTGGCTTTATGGCTTTGCAATTTTTGTGTATTGGATTCCTATTTGGCAATCTAAGAGCATTAGCCATGGAACCCGTAGGGCATATAGCAGGAATAGCAGCAGCCATTACCGGTTTTATCTCTACCATAATGGCGGTGCCTATAAGCACCTTTATTGGACGTTATCTCGACGACACGGCACTACCGGTCTTTGTTGGTTTTTCTCTTTGTTCCTTAGTAGCACTGCTGATTTTATTCTACCTAAAACGAAAAAATCCGCAAGGGCTATCAAAGCCGCAACAGACCTAG
- a CDS encoding NAD-dependent epimerase/dehydratase family protein, which translates to MYKVIITGSTGMVGKGVLLECLDDASITEALVINRSSLQMKHPKLKELLLKDFTQLESLKEQLKGYDACFYCMGVSSIGMNEAKFTAITYDITVIFADILHELNPNMVFNYVSGTGTDSTATGRVMWARVKGKTENYVLNKGFKDAYAFRPGMIIPERGIKSSTGWYNAVYVVLRPFFGLLKKMKSITTTSKIGQAMIASITADQLKKHLENKDINALAESRA; encoded by the coding sequence ATGTATAAGGTTATAATAACAGGAAGTACAGGTATGGTAGGCAAGGGGGTCTTGTTGGAATGCCTGGACGATGCTTCCATTACCGAAGCCTTGGTGATCAACAGATCATCATTGCAAATGAAGCACCCTAAGCTGAAGGAGTTGCTCCTAAAAGATTTTACCCAGTTGGAAAGCCTAAAAGAACAGCTTAAAGGATATGACGCCTGCTTTTATTGCATGGGGGTTTCTTCCATAGGGATGAATGAAGCCAAATTCACTGCCATAACCTACGATATTACCGTAATCTTTGCAGATATTCTACACGAGCTTAACCCCAATATGGTCTTTAACTATGTCTCCGGAACGGGTACAGACAGTACCGCAACCGGACGAGTTATGTGGGCTCGTGTTAAAGGAAAGACCGAGAATTATGTGTTGAACAAAGGTTTTAAAGATGCCTACGCCTTTAGACCGGGGATGATCATTCCGGAGCGAGGCATAAAGTCCAGCACGGGTTGGTACAATGCAGTTTATGTGGTATTAAGACCTTTCTTTGGCTTATTAAAGAAGATGAAGAGCATCACAACAACATCTAAAATTGGTCAGGCGATGATAGCCAGTATTACCGCAGATCAACTCAAAAAGCATCTGGAGAATAAGGATATAAATGCCTTGGCAGAGTCAAGAGCCTAG
- a CDS encoding aminotransferase class V-fold PLP-dependent enzyme has protein sequence MSNRRSFLKSAGLAALSLPLLSFDQSQNWSLDPLKRQFEEPDDYWVMIRKQFPLKEGQTYFNNGTMGPTPGYTLDVMINHMLHWNKEAATVDYKNGSGPELLSGYFPYQELREKLGSLINCDFKEISITQNATFGMNYVGMGLDLKPGDELLNTDQEHGGGFGAWQTLAKRKGCVYKQATMPVPANDPQQIYEAVFKEVTPKTKVIAIPHMISVYGTIMPVKAICEEARRRGIFTVLDGAQCVCHIDVDVKAIGCDAYYSSLHKWLLAPPGSGLLYVNKEVASSIWSTIASYNWDNQDDHGFRLMQNGTGNPALIAGYSAAIDFFNSVGKERWLGRIKELGAYLRNGLKQMPHVTVHSSTNEAMAAGITTYAVKGYTGPELQQTLWEREKLQPRSVGNELLRHSVHIYNSKAEIDRALEVIQSLS, from the coding sequence ATGTCCAATCGCAGGTCCTTTCTCAAGTCCGCTGGTTTAGCAGCGCTTTCTTTGCCTTTACTGTCGTTTGATCAATCCCAGAACTGGTCTTTAGATCCTCTAAAACGCCAATTCGAAGAACCAGACGATTATTGGGTCATGATCCGCAAACAATTCCCGCTCAAAGAAGGGCAGACCTATTTTAATAACGGTACCATGGGGCCAACACCTGGTTATACGCTAGATGTTATGATCAATCATATGTTGCATTGGAACAAAGAGGCAGCTACAGTTGATTATAAGAACGGTTCTGGGCCGGAATTGCTAAGTGGTTATTTTCCGTATCAGGAGCTTAGAGAAAAGCTTGGAAGCCTTATAAATTGTGATTTTAAAGAGATCTCTATAACGCAAAATGCCACTTTTGGCATGAATTACGTTGGGATGGGGCTGGACCTTAAGCCCGGAGACGAATTGCTCAATACCGATCAGGAACACGGGGGCGGATTTGGCGCCTGGCAGACCTTAGCAAAACGTAAGGGTTGCGTGTATAAACAAGCCACTATGCCTGTGCCTGCAAACGATCCGCAGCAAATATACGAGGCTGTATTTAAGGAAGTTACCCCCAAAACCAAGGTCATTGCTATTCCGCATATGATATCCGTTTACGGTACGATCATGCCTGTAAAAGCCATCTGTGAAGAGGCGAGAAGGCGCGGTATTTTTACGGTTTTGGATGGCGCCCAATGTGTTTGCCATATCGATGTAGATGTGAAAGCTATTGGTTGCGATGCTTATTACAGCAGTTTACACAAATGGTTATTAGCGCCTCCAGGCAGCGGTTTGTTGTATGTTAATAAAGAGGTGGCGAGTAGTATTTGGAGTACCATAGCGAGTTACAATTGGGACAATCAAGACGATCACGGATTTAGACTGATGCAAAACGGAACCGGGAATCCGGCTTTGATAGCTGGATACAGTGCAGCCATAGATTTCTTTAACAGCGTCGGTAAAGAACGTTGGCTAGGACGTATAAAAGAATTGGGAGCGTATTTACGCAATGGATTAAAACAAATGCCGCATGTGACTGTACATTCATCAACCAATGAAGCCATGGCCGCTGGGATCACAACCTATGCCGTAAAAGGTTATACAGGGCCGGAATTACAACAAACACTTTGGGAGCGCGAAAAACTACAGCCCAGATCTGTAGGCAATGAACTGCTAAGGCATTCAGTACACATTTATAATTCTAAGGCGGAGATTGATAGAGCGCTGGAAGTAATTCAAAGCTTGAGCTAG
- a CDS encoding HPF/RaiA family ribosome-associated protein produces the protein MRINYEYHDVASSEVLENFTQNKVQHILKRSDRITGVDVYFKVNDAQLARDRMTAGIRVELPGETLFAEAVNDEFQKSVAQATDELLVQLEKYKAKSANH, from the coding sequence ATGAGAATCAATTACGAATACCACGACGTCGCTTCTAGCGAGGTTTTAGAAAATTTCACCCAAAACAAAGTTCAGCACATTTTAAAACGCAGTGATCGTATCACAGGCGTCGATGTTTATTTTAAGGTCAATGACGCACAATTAGCCCGTGATCGAATGACTGCCGGAATTCGCGTGGAGCTCCCTGGAGAAACATTGTTCGCAGAAGCTGTAAACGATGAATTCCAAAAATCTGTTGCGCAAGCCACAGACGAACTCCTTGTTCAGCTAGAAAAATACAAAGCCAAATCCGCTAACCATTAA
- a CDS encoding tetratricopeptide repeat protein, with translation MKFQTKPLLTVLGFLFFSLSLSAQVQNQLSTEDWQADLDFLQQSIHKDYPFLFKKVTAQKWDAEVAKLRSEIPNMADHEIMVGLSRMVAMFGYGHTYLSLSGGKIDYHKIPVNLYQFSDGVFIEGTVKGHEKALGAKVLKIGDTPIEKAIELVYPTVSAENEQFFKAYGINDLTVPEILHAQRIIPNYSMEIPFTLEKDGQVFTYNFRAGDKKAIQTSYSLIKKEGEMISARSQSSTPLYLQELDKIYNFNYNPDTKTVYVRQSQVQNDPSQQTLEAFYAEIFDFIAQNEVERFILDVRLNGGGNNYLNKPLITGLIQSKVNEVGKFFCIIGRRTFSACQNLVNELDNYTNVIFVGEPTAENLNFYGDNRKLVLPNSQFNARLSWAWWQDKPQWENQQWMPPNIAVTTTFEQYKNNEDPVLAAAMADIGDDVILDPMGHLTQLFMAGEMEKVSSEAARMVNDPMHQYTDFEALFTQAGYNLLNSDQIQGALFVFDMSSKLFTDSSQLWLGLADALKASGNVDQAKQVYAKVSQMDPYGPQGEKARRALKE, from the coding sequence ATGAAATTTCAAACCAAACCCTTGTTGACCGTCTTAGGTTTTTTATTCTTCTCGTTAAGTTTAAGCGCACAAGTACAAAATCAGCTCAGTACAGAAGACTGGCAAGCCGACCTCGACTTCTTACAGCAAAGTATTCATAAGGATTATCCCTTCTTGTTTAAAAAAGTAACGGCCCAAAAATGGGATGCCGAAGTGGCTAAACTCCGCAGTGAAATACCAAATATGGCCGATCACGAGATCATGGTGGGGCTATCGCGTATGGTAGCAATGTTTGGCTACGGGCACACTTATCTCAGTCTGAGTGGAGGCAAAATAGACTACCACAAAATTCCTGTGAATTTGTATCAATTCAGCGATGGTGTTTTTATAGAGGGAACCGTTAAAGGCCACGAGAAGGCCTTGGGCGCCAAAGTGCTTAAAATAGGGGATACCCCTATAGAGAAAGCCATAGAACTTGTTTACCCTACAGTATCTGCAGAAAACGAACAATTCTTTAAGGCTTACGGGATCAATGATCTGACCGTACCAGAGATCTTGCACGCCCAACGCATTATTCCAAACTACAGCATGGAAATTCCATTTACTTTGGAAAAAGATGGGCAGGTTTTTACGTATAACTTCAGGGCGGGGGATAAAAAGGCGATTCAAACCAGTTATAGTCTCATAAAGAAAGAAGGGGAAATGATAAGTGCTAGATCGCAAAGCAGTACCCCTTTGTACTTGCAGGAGCTAGATAAGATCTACAACTTTAATTACAATCCAGATACCAAAACTGTTTATGTGCGTCAAAGTCAGGTGCAGAACGATCCTTCTCAGCAAACCCTAGAAGCATTCTACGCAGAGATCTTTGATTTTATTGCCCAAAATGAGGTAGAACGTTTCATTTTAGACGTTCGTTTGAATGGCGGTGGAAATAATTATTTGAACAAGCCGCTTATAACCGGTTTGATCCAATCTAAGGTCAATGAGGTAGGGAAGTTCTTCTGTATTATTGGGCGAAGAACATTTTCGGCCTGCCAGAACTTGGTGAACGAATTGGACAATTACACCAATGTCATATTTGTAGGCGAACCCACTGCAGAAAACCTCAATTTTTATGGAGATAATCGGAAGTTAGTTCTTCCAAACAGCCAGTTCAACGCTCGTTTATCTTGGGCTTGGTGGCAAGATAAGCCACAATGGGAGAACCAACAGTGGATGCCACCCAACATTGCTGTTACCACAACTTTTGAGCAGTACAAGAACAATGAAGACCCTGTGTTGGCGGCGGCTATGGCAGATATTGGCGATGATGTGATACTTGACCCTATGGGCCATTTGACCCAGTTATTTATGGCTGGCGAAATGGAAAAGGTGAGTAGTGAGGCAGCGCGTATGGTGAACGATCCGATGCATCAGTATACCGATTTCGAAGCCTTATTTACACAAGCAGGATACAATTTGCTCAACAGTGACCAAATTCAAGGAGCGCTGTTTGTCTTTGATATGAGCAGTAAACTCTTTACAGATTCTTCGCAGCTGTGGCTAGGCTTAGCAGATGCGCTAAAGGCCAGTGGTAATGTAGACCAGGCCAAACAAGTTTACGCCAAGGTAAGTCAGATGGACCCTTATGGGCCTCAAGGTGAGAAGGCCAGAAGGGCTCTAAAGGAATAA
- a CDS encoding SMP-30/gluconolactonase/LRE family protein — MIRPWLRLSFALVLLLILASSCKSNSEDQTQQEAIAPETKVELELEYQAALGEGPVWNAKTQELYWVDILSKQLHIYNPNNKENRSIELPGLVGTVVPFTSRQAVVALENGIYKVNLKSGDLQLLSDVEATQPENRFNDGKCDPNGNLWVGSMNLAEEAATGNLYKIAPDGTTTKMLDSITISNGIVWDRRATTMYYIDTPTGVIRAFDYDKNTASISNERVVVKVDPADGFPDGMAIDENNNLWVGLWNGNAVIQYDPKTGATLQKVAVPAHNVTAVAFGGPDLDVMYITTARVDMTEEELEQYPLAGSVFRYSPGVKGQKADVFGQSRFTSNTP; from the coding sequence ATGATTCGACCTTGGCTACGCCTATCCTTTGCTCTTGTTTTATTGCTGATTCTTGCCAGCAGTTGCAAATCAAACTCAGAAGATCAAACACAACAAGAAGCTATAGCCCCTGAAACAAAAGTGGAACTGGAACTCGAATACCAAGCTGCACTGGGCGAAGGCCCGGTTTGGAATGCCAAGACCCAAGAACTTTATTGGGTGGATATTTTGAGCAAACAGTTACACATTTACAATCCGAACAACAAAGAGAATCGCAGTATTGAATTGCCGGGCCTGGTCGGAACCGTTGTTCCATTTACCTCGCGCCAAGCTGTCGTTGCCTTAGAGAATGGCATCTATAAGGTCAATTTAAAAAGTGGAGACCTGCAATTACTCTCTGATGTAGAAGCTACCCAGCCAGAGAACAGATTTAACGATGGCAAATGCGACCCCAATGGTAACCTTTGGGTAGGTAGTATGAATCTTGCAGAAGAGGCCGCTACGGGTAATTTGTATAAAATTGCCCCAGACGGCACCACTACCAAAATGCTAGATAGCATCACTATTTCCAATGGTATCGTTTGGGACAGACGCGCCACGACCATGTACTATATTGACACACCTACCGGAGTGATTCGAGCCTTTGACTATGACAAGAACACGGCTAGTATTAGCAATGAGCGTGTTGTTGTAAAGGTAGATCCTGCGGATGGTTTTCCAGACGGAATGGCCATAGATGAAAACAACAATCTTTGGGTAGGTTTATGGAATGGCAATGCTGTAATACAATACGATCCCAAGACAGGAGCAACACTTCAAAAAGTGGCTGTTCCGGCTCACAATGTGACTGCTGTTGCCTTTGGAGGACCCGATCTGGACGTAATGTACATTACCACGGCTCGAGTGGATATGACCGAAGAAGAACTGGAGCAGTATCCTTTGGCGGGTTCTGTATTTCGCTATAGCCCGGGTGTAAAAGGTCAGAAAGCTGATGTTTTTGGCCAATCTAGATTCACATCTAATACTCCTTAA
- a CDS encoding biopolymer transporter ExbD, producing the protein MRNSRIRPDVNAGSVADIAFLLLIFFLVCTTISVEEGIARVLPKPCADGAPCNVSIAQNNLLTIALGENNQLLVNEMVEDISNLKYILVDFIDNNASKSCDYCLGAGLPLASDHPKKAMISIETMRNASYDSYIAVQDEITAAYFELRVRYAALQFDKPLNELTPQELKQVKDAYPFQIMESSL; encoded by the coding sequence ATGCGAAATTCAAGAATCAGACCGGATGTAAACGCCGGTAGCGTAGCCGACATTGCCTTTTTATTGCTCATTTTCTTCTTGGTATGCACCACTATTAGTGTAGAAGAGGGAATCGCTAGAGTCCTCCCTAAACCTTGCGCAGATGGAGCGCCCTGCAATGTATCCATAGCACAGAATAACTTACTAACCATAGCTTTAGGTGAAAACAATCAACTTCTTGTAAATGAAATGGTTGAAGACATTTCAAACCTCAAATATATTTTGGTTGATTTTATAGACAACAATGCATCTAAAAGCTGTGATTACTGTTTAGGTGCGGGCTTACCATTGGCTTCAGATCACCCCAAAAAGGCCATGATAAGTATAGAGACCATGCGAAATGCCAGCTATGATAGTTATATAGCTGTACAAGATGAGATAACTGCGGCCTATTTTGAGTTGCGTGTACGTTATGCAGCCCTACAATTCGACAAGCCACTGAATGAATTGACTCCACAGGAATTGAAACAGGTCAAAGATGCTTACCCCTTTCAGATCATGGAATCGAGTTTGTAA
- a CDS encoding GntP family permease produces the protein MIDYNLLLAVFAGIAVLLALILRFKVQAFIALLIASILVGILAGMPPLDIITTMKDGMGNTLGFVALVVGLGAMFGAILEHSGGAGALARYLIGKAGEKRTSWALTATGFLVAIPVFFDVAFIILVPLIYSLQRTTKKSLLLYGIPLLAGLAITHTFIPPTPGPVAVADILKADLGWVILFGFIVGVPTAIVCGPIFGKYIAKKIHLDAPEADLPPADEHKLPSVGMIVTIIGIPIVLIVLNTLVNSPLGASWGLADGVRNWMQMIGHPFFALILANLIAWYFLGLKRGMASATLQKITTKSMEPAGIIILLTGAGGVFKEMLINTGAGEMLANYFAEQGLPLLLFAFIVAALVRILQGSATVAMITAAGVTAPILSQVDGEMDKALLVIAIAAGSTILSHVNDSGFWLVSKYLGMTEQQTFKSFTTMTVILALVGFSLVSLLSLLI, from the coding sequence ATGATAGATTACAACTTACTTTTAGCCGTATTTGCAGGTATAGCGGTGCTCTTAGCCTTGATCCTGCGCTTTAAAGTACAAGCCTTTATCGCCTTATTGATAGCAAGTATACTTGTTGGTATTCTAGCCGGAATGCCTCCTTTAGATATAATTACTACCATGAAAGACGGTATGGGCAACACCTTAGGGTTTGTGGCGTTGGTAGTTGGTTTAGGAGCCATGTTTGGAGCTATCCTCGAACATTCAGGAGGCGCCGGAGCCTTAGCCCGATATCTCATTGGGAAAGCTGGAGAAAAACGCACCTCTTGGGCCTTAACAGCCACAGGATTCTTGGTAGCCATACCGGTTTTCTTTGATGTGGCCTTTATCATTTTAGTACCCTTGATCTATTCCTTGCAGCGAACCACCAAGAAGTCACTCTTACTTTACGGAATCCCTTTATTGGCAGGACTTGCCATAACACACACCTTTATACCTCCTACCCCTGGACCCGTAGCAGTAGCAGATATTTTAAAGGCCGATCTGGGCTGGGTTATCTTGTTTGGATTCATCGTTGGCGTACCCACAGCTATAGTCTGTGGACCTATCTTTGGAAAGTACATTGCCAAAAAGATCCATTTGGATGCTCCGGAGGCAGACCTTCCTCCTGCCGATGAGCACAAACTACCGTCCGTAGGAATGATAGTGACCATAATTGGAATTCCTATTGTACTAATTGTACTGAATACTTTGGTCAATAGTCCACTCGGAGCTTCTTGGGGTTTAGCCGATGGGGTTCGCAATTGGATGCAGATGATAGGACATCCATTCTTTGCGTTGATCTTGGCGAATTTGATCGCTTGGTATTTCTTAGGGCTAAAGCGAGGTATGGCCTCAGCAACGCTGCAAAAGATCACCACAAAGTCCATGGAACCTGCGGGAATAATAATTTTACTAACAGGTGCTGGTGGGGTGTTTAAAGAAATGCTCATCAACACAGGAGCCGGAGAAATGCTCGCTAACTATTTTGCAGAACAAGGGCTTCCCCTACTCCTATTTGCCTTTATAGTAGCTGCTCTGGTACGGATATTACAAGGTTCTGCCACCGTAGCTATGATCACAGCAGCAGGAGTTACCGCACCCATACTGTCTCAAGTTGATGGAGAAATGGACAAAGCGCTCTTGGTTATTGCAATAGCCGCAGGTTCAACCATATTATCGCACGTAAATGACAGTGGTTTTTGGCTGGTGAGCAAGTATCTGGGAATGACCGAGCAGCAAACCTTTAAGAGTTTTACCACCATGACCGTTATTTTGGCTTTAGTAGGTTTTAGTTTGGTAAGCCTCTTATCCTTATTGATTTAA
- a CDS encoding DUF1853 family protein, whose protein sequence is MSVQLQFSGYLDTPPLWEGSGPMGLEQLHLPAIETPIFQQELSGKFRLGNLVERFVAAELTAHKHIEIMAENVQIQQEKRTLGELDCLLRIGREALHLEVIYKFYLYDPAHGITPLDHWIGPNRRDSLVLKLNKLAQKQLPLLHRPETASYLQALDLEANNMTQKVCFKAQLFLPYSQKDLDVSPLSPRSIYGYYLPLTNFHLLKDCKCYIPRKHDWLVSPHPQVAWLSFKQAYERIEIFNVEQSAPLVWIKDPKGTISKIFVVWW, encoded by the coding sequence ATGTCTGTACAATTGCAATTTTCGGGTTACCTCGATACTCCACCGCTATGGGAAGGCAGTGGTCCGATGGGTTTAGAACAATTGCATTTACCCGCTATTGAAACTCCAATATTCCAACAAGAACTCAGCGGTAAATTTCGGTTGGGGAATCTGGTAGAGCGTTTTGTTGCTGCGGAGCTCACTGCGCATAAGCACATAGAGATCATGGCAGAGAATGTGCAAATTCAGCAAGAAAAACGCACTTTAGGAGAACTCGATTGCTTGCTACGGATAGGTCGAGAAGCCTTGCATTTGGAGGTCATTTATAAATTCTATCTCTACGACCCTGCCCATGGAATCACACCTTTAGACCATTGGATAGGTCCTAACAGAAGAGATTCTTTGGTCTTAAAGCTCAATAAGCTCGCCCAGAAACAGTTGCCGCTCCTCCACCGCCCTGAAACAGCTTCGTATTTGCAAGCACTGGACCTAGAGGCCAATAATATGACTCAAAAAGTGTGTTTTAAAGCGCAATTGTTCTTGCCTTATAGCCAGAAGGATTTGGATGTATCTCCCCTGAGTCCTAGAAGTATTTATGGCTATTATTTGCCACTAACAAATTTCCATTTATTAAAAGACTGTAAATGCTACATCCCGCGAAAGCACGATTGGTTGGTAAGTCCGCATCCACAGGTAGCTTGGCTATCTTTTAAACAGGCCTATGAGCGTATTGAAATTTTCAATGTAGAGCAATCTGCACCTTTGGTTTGGATAAAAGACCCTAAGGGTACTATCTCTAAGATCTTTGTAGTTTGGTGGTAA